GTTCTGTTGATAATTGTGTTTCGACATCAAACGTTCTAATACTGTCTACTTCGTCTCCAAAAAACTCGATACGATAGGGTTCGTCATGTGAGAAAGAAAACACATCTACAATTCCACCACGTACAGAAAACTCTCCTGGTTCTGTAACAAAATCAACACGTTTAAATTTGTATTCAAACAGAATTTCGTTAACAAAATCGATAGATAAACTATCGTTCACTGTAATTTTCAGGGTATTGCGTTCTAGTTCTTTTCTGGTGACTACTTTTTCAAATAATGCATCCGGATAAGTAACTATTATTGCTGGTTTTTTACGTGAGTTAATACGGTTTAAGACCTCAGAACGTAATAATACATTTGCATTATCAGTTTCTTCTATTTGATAAGGTCTACGATAACTCCCTGGATAAAAGAGGACATCTGTTTTATTTACTAGTTGCTCTAAATCGTTGAGGTAAAAGGCAGCTTCTTCTTTATCATTAAAAATAAGTAAAAAAGGAAGGTCGCTATTTTTAAACGTTTGTGTTATAGCGTACGATAGGGAGGAGCCTACTAAACCTTTTAAGTGCGTCTTACTTTGGGTTTGGGCTATAGCAGTATGAAGTTTTTGCAATTGCAAAGACTTTAAATAGGTCTGCGAGATTACGGTTTTACTCACTTAACTTTAATTTATGCAAATATAAGCAATGCATAAAATATTAGCTTTTAGATTTACAAAATTTAACTTTTTAGTAGTATTATATAGCAGATGCGTTAAGGATGGAGTGGTTTGTTTGAGCTCCTCGCAGAGAGCGAGCCACGAGAGCCTGTTATTTAACACCTATTAAAAGGGGTTAAGTAAGCGCCCAAAAAAATAAACTTTTAATTTTAAAAGGTGTGGGGTTTAACTATATTTGCAGTATAAAATTAAACAAAAAAGTATGTCATTTTCAGATTTATTCGATAGTGGATTTAAAAAGCGTAATGAAGATCATTTTGCTGCAATAGTACGTGTAGCCATGAGTGATGGTGTGATTAGTGAGGCTGAGAAAGCATTTTTAGATCGTTTAGCACGTAATTTAGATATTAGTGAAGAGGAGTATAAGCAGATATTGGTTGATTATAAAGAACACCCAATTAATCCGCCAACATCTTACGATCAACGTTTAGAACGTTTATACGATTTATCAAGAATGGTATGGGCTGATCATATTGAAGGTCCTAAGCAGACGGCTATTTTAGAGCGTTTGTGTGTTGGTTTAGGGTTTAAATCTAGTAATGCACAATATGTAACGCATAAAGCTTTAGAGCTGGTGCATGAAGGTGTTGATTTGGATACGTTTACTGATGAAATTAAAACAATGAACAGATAATACTTCTGTTTTTATGATAAAAAAAAGCGAACTTAATAGTTCGCTTTTTTTTATTTTAAGTATTCTTCAATTTTTGTTATTAGTGTCTCCTCGTCAAATGGCTTTTTTATGACGTCATTTATTCCTGCTTTTTTATACCGTTTTAAATCGTCTTTAAACACCCTAGCGGTTAATGCTATTACAGGTACTTTTTTATGTTCACGCTCTGGCATTTGTCTGATCAGTTTGGTGATCTCGTCACCATAACTATTAGGAAGTTTAATGTCCATTAGGACTAAATCAAACTCTGAATTTTCTATTCTAGGAATCACATCTTCTCCGCGTGTTACAATGTCTAAAAAGTAATTACCTCTAGACGCTAATATTTTTAAAATAGAGAGTTGAGTAATTTCAGAATCTTCAACTAATAGGATGCTGTACTTTTTATCAGATTTTGGTTTAGTTATCTTGCTTTTCTTTTTAGTTTCTAATTTGTAGTTATGATCTAACTTGAAATTAATATTGGTAGAAAAGGCACTACCTTCTCCTAAAGTTGAGTCTACATTAATAACACTATGTGTTAAACTAACTAAGTGTTTTGCAATAGCTAACCCTAGCCCAGCCCCTTTATTATAAGATTGACTTGTGTTAAGTTGTGTAAAGCTGGTAAAAATATCGTCTTGATTATCTTTATCCATACCTATTCCAGTATCAATAATCTGAAAATGGATGTTGGCTTTTTGTGCTCTTATTTGGTTTAATGAGACGTTAAACGTTACTGTTCCTACTTCTGTGAATTTAATAGCATTTTCTAAAAGATTACTAAGGACTTGTCTTAATCTTAACGTGTCACCACCAATTACTGCTGGTAGGTTGTCATTAAAATTAGTTATTAGTTCAATGCCTTTTTGTTCGGCTTTGATTTTAAAAAGGTGTTCTATGTCTTGTAATAATTCTCTTAAATCAAAAGGTTCAATGACAAGTTCTAACTTTCCCGCTTCAATTTTAGAGATGTCTAATATATCCTCAATTAATTGCTTTAGATAACTTGAAGACGAGTCAATTACTTTTAAATAATTAAGTTGTTCTTCGTTTAAATTAGTCTTTTTTAAGATGTCCGAAAAGGTTAAAACACCAGTTAAAGGATCTCTTAATTCGTGACTAAAGTTTGCAATAAAAGCATTTTTAAACACTTCTTTTTCTTGAAGGTATTCGTTTTTCAATTCTAGAATTTGCGAATTTATTACAGATTCGTTTCTTACTTGAGCAGTCGTTTGGTAATTATCGTAATGTACTGTTAGGTCTAAAATAACTACTAGAGCTGGTTTTTTGCCATCAAATGTTTTTACAATAATATCTGTAATTATTGTTTCGTTTTTTTGATTGGTCAAATGTATACAAGAGAAAACGTGTTTTTGATTTTCTTCCTGAAGCGCAACATGTATGCTTTCAAAAAAGGGGTGAATGTTTGATATGTTTTCACCAACTATATTAGTAAAAATAATATCGTCAGATTCTTTTACAGTTCCATCTAAATCAATAACAATGTACTGATTTACAGATTGGCAATGTTCTTTTTTGTAGTGCTCTAGCATTTGTTTTGGCTTATTTGGTTACGGCTTCCGCTAATTTAGTAAAAACATCCTCAACATTTTTACCTGACTTTGCACTTGTGTAAAAATCGACAAAACGTCCAAAAACATCTTTGTTTTGCTTAATAAATTCGTTTGTGACTAAATCTTTTTTGTTACCAATAACTTTTATTGGTGTTTTTGGGTAGCGGTCTTTAATATAATCTAAGTCAGATTCTAGTTGCTGGTAGGTTGCTGGTCTAGTCATGTCAAACACATATAAAAAACCATTTGTACCAAGTAGGTAAGACGGTCTTGTATTTGATATGTCATCGTTTCCTTCTAAATCCCAAATGACTAGTGTAATGTCGTCATTAGTTTTAGGTAGTGTAATTTCTTTTTTTAAGACA
This portion of the Olleya sp. Bg11-27 genome encodes:
- a CDS encoding TerB family tellurite resistance protein, which produces MSFSDLFDSGFKKRNEDHFAAIVRVAMSDGVISEAEKAFLDRLARNLDISEEEYKQILVDYKEHPINPPTSYDQRLERLYDLSRMVWADHIEGPKQTAILERLCVGLGFKSSNAQYVTHKALELVHEGVDLDTFTDEIKTMNR
- a CDS encoding ATP-binding protein; the encoded protein is MLEHYKKEHCQSVNQYIVIDLDGTVKESDDIIFTNIVGENISNIHPFFESIHVALQEENQKHVFSCIHLTNQKNETIITDIIVKTFDGKKPALVVILDLTVHYDNYQTTAQVRNESVINSQILELKNEYLQEKEVFKNAFIANFSHELRDPLTGVLTFSDILKKTNLNEEQLNYLKVIDSSSSYLKQLIEDILDISKIEAGKLELVIEPFDLRELLQDIEHLFKIKAEQKGIELITNFNDNLPAVIGGDTLRLRQVLSNLLENAIKFTEVGTVTFNVSLNQIRAQKANIHFQIIDTGIGMDKDNQDDIFTSFTQLNTSQSYNKGAGLGLAIAKHLVSLTHSVINVDSTLGEGSAFSTNINFKLDHNYKLETKKKSKITKPKSDKKYSILLVEDSEITQLSILKILASRGNYFLDIVTRGEDVIPRIENSEFDLVLMDIKLPNSYGDEITKLIRQMPEREHKKVPVIALTARVFKDDLKRYKKAGINDVIKKPFDEETLITKIEEYLK
- a CDS encoding Rab family GTPase; the encoded protein is MKISKKIVLIGHFGVGKSSLIRRFVQDTFSEDYKVTIGVHVLKKEITLPKTNDDITLVIWDLEGNDDISNTRPSYLLGTNGFLYVFDMTRPATYQQLESDLDYIKDRYPKTPIKVIGNKKDLVTNEFIKQNKDVFGRFVDFYTSAKSGKNVEDVFTKLAEAVTK